From a single Sphaeramia orbicularis chromosome 4, fSphaOr1.1, whole genome shotgun sequence genomic region:
- the ncbp2 gene encoding nuclear cap-binding protein subunit 2 — protein sequence MAGKLNALTSDSYIDVSQYRDQHFKGNRYEQEKLLKQSHTLYVGNLSFYTTEEQVHELFSKSGDVKRIIIGLDKIKKTACGFCFVEYYTRADAEHAMRFINGTRLDDRIIRTDWDAGFKEGRQYGRGKSGGQVRDEYRQDYDPARGGYGKLAQQHRVTEGRNSF from the exons ATGGCTGGTAAATTAAACGCCTTGACCAGTGATTCATATATCGACGTAAGCCAATACAGAGACCAGCATTTTAAG ggtAATCGTTATGAGCAAGAAAAGCTGTTGAAACAGAGCCACACTTTATATGTGGGAAACCTTTCCTTTTACACCACTGAGGAGCAG GTACATGAGCTGTTTTCTAAAAGTGGAGATGTGAAGCGCATCATCATTGGTCTGGACAAGATCAAGAAGACGGCCTGTGGATTCTGTTTTGTAGA ATACTACACACGTGCAGATGCAGAACACGCCATGCGCTTCATTAATGGCACACGACTCGATGACAGGATCATCAGGACAGACTGGGATGCCGGGTTTAAAGAGGGTCGGCAGTACGGCCGCGGCAAGTCTGGAGGACAG GTGAGAGATGAGTATCGGCAGGACTACGACCCCGCCAGAGGTGGATACGGGAAACTGGCTCAGCAGCATCGAGTTACAGAAGGACGCAATAGTTTTTAG